A window of Pleuronectes platessa chromosome 20, fPlePla1.1, whole genome shotgun sequence genomic DNA:
GGTTATTTAATGCTATTAAAATGAGGTAAAGcgccatgattgacagctgattggTCTAGCATGTGTATCGGCAGTACTTCGAAACTGTATCTAATGTCAGATGGCGGCAATATTTGCGCTCATCTCTCGACagtggaagtggagacgcgtcatccatctttataaacattaAGTGATAGGAATGTCTTGTTGTATCCTCGAATTGCACCTTTAACCCGATTCCCCTCTTTTGATTACATCCTCCTCTGCAGGATGACCATACTGCCGCCCACCGACAAGTTGAAATTTGTGCTGGAGAAGATCCGCGACTTCCACCTGCGGTTCACTCAGGAGTTCTCATAACGATCCTCCAACCCGGTGCTGCATCTCCAGAACTAAGTCACATCAGTCCCAGTATCTTCAAGTGCCTTCGAGCCCATTTCACATCAGTGAAGAACCTTGAACATTTCTTTGCGAGAGCTAACGAAAATATGTGCCCTTATGTACATAAAGCATATAAAGATTATAAGTGCACAATGAACTTACCCGGCCAATTTTGTAAAGTTCACAAGTTGTTTTTAGATCGATAATATATTTTAGGTGTCACCTGTGACAAGTGCATCTCTCTCCTGCCAAGaccttttgtttgtgtaaaggCTCATTTATTCTCAACGTTAAACAAAGACAGAGCCCTCCGTCAACACTCTGCATTGATTTCATCTGAACTTGTGCACATCCTCTGGAAGCTCCCAGGTACAGAATAGTATCACTGGAAATCCCGGAGGGCAGTGTAGCTCGTGGTTCAAGTGAGACAACTCCAGGAAACAGGCAGAAATTTGAACTAAGAATTTCCCGTCACATGTGGGAGTATATTGAATCGCCTCACTGACCACAGCAGTTAAAAACGATACTTTTGCCTGTTTCTCATGAGGTACATTAATCACTATCTCCTCAACCTTcaccatgtttgtttgtcagaaacCCAACtgtgtgctgccctctagtggatatATTGCTTAACAACTGTGCCAACATGAGGGACACATGGAACTAGAGTCAGTGATGACATAGTTTGTAAAGATGCGTCTGTTTTCATGCGTAGAGGCAGAACAAATGAGCCTTTAGGTGATTACTTGATTGACCTTGCTGTCTGTGaatgagagtgagtgagaaTGAGTCCTGCCAGTGAAATCCTTAAACGTCTCAGAATGTAGCCGTTTCTTTTACTAATTGTactaaaatgacattaaaacacttgaattaaaaaataaattcatgCTGGATCTTACATTTGAAATGTATCTGACAAAGCTTTTCTGTCGTATCATTTCATTCACAGTAACAAAAAGAGTCTCACTTTGTGTTGGCACGAAGAGCCGCcatcatttcagttttatttaaaaagacttAAATCTTCAACAGTGCTTACATGCTTTTAGAAACAGAAGCTGAATCTCTTGGAATGAACAGAAACTAAAATGATGATTGAATGTGATTATCATCACAGCAACTCAGTAACACCGTTTAACCTCTCAGAGGCCCCTCCCCTCCGGGTCCTCCCCTCAGGGGACTCCAAGTCTCTGCCCGAGCACAGTAAGAGTTCTTAAGCTACTGGTCAGGAGCAGGCGTCTCAAAGTTCATCTCTCTGCTGTGATAGCTTTGTGGCGTGCTTTTCCACAAACTTACTCAGAGCCTCCACTGTTCTGTCTCCACCTTCCAGTTTGACGGGGCTCTGCTTGTTGTTGCTTGGGGCAAAGTAAATCGTGGGGAAGCCCTCCGTTTTGTAGTTCTCGTTTGGCACGTCGTTGGCGGAGGCGTCCATCTTGGCGATCACCAGGTCCTTCTCCCCTTTGTACTTTTTGCCCAGAGCCAAATAATCAGGCTCCAGTTTCTTGCAGTGGCCGCACCAGGGGGCATAGAACTCAATCAGGACGTCTTTCTGAGTATCCATGACAATCTCGTCAAAGGTTTTTCCCACCACGACCTTCACAGGTCCTTTGTTGTTCTTTGGCACCGGCTGGGACTTGATGATGGGTTTGAGCTTTCCTGTGAAAAAAGAGAGGTAGCAAATGTTAAAAATCAAAAACAGATACTTGGACGCtgaaagatatttttttttttttgtgatcattttatcaaaatgtcaatttaaaatgttaaaatatgtttttataaaaaatctGCCTCTTACATTACACTTACatgatatatacataaatacattatatcaGAAGTGCGTAGAAAAAAAGCAACCACTCGACACTCACCTTTCTTAAATGCGATAACAAAGTCGTTCAGCACCTCAGAGTCAAACTCCTCGGGCTCCATGGCAAATTTCTTTCCTCCGTCGGCCAGAATTCCCACGTTCACTTCCTCTCCGCTGTCACTCAGCCCGAGGTTCTTCAGCTCGTCTGCGTAGTCTTCCTCATCAGCGATGGCAAACGTGTACTCTGGGAAGTCTTTGGCCACGTCAAGCACCTTGGACCTCCAGAACTGTGTAGCTGAAAATAAAGAGATTTATTAAAAGATTGTTAAATTGTCCAAAGCTGTTAAAATATGCTGGattaacatttaaatcatttGACAAATGAGACCAAACCAAGACAGCACTTTAACAAACTCACCTTTCCTGTAGTCGAAGCTGAAGTCGATTCCGTAGTAAACAACCACCAGGGGTCGTTTGGTGTAACGTTTAGCATCGTTGCTTGGTTTCCTGTGGCCCACCAGAGGAATCGCATGCTTTTCGAAGAACTCCTGCACCTCTGACACGGATGTGGATTCCTATGAAATGAAAAAGATGCAGTTCATAAGTTTCAGAACAAGAGATATGGATAAAGCAGTATCAACATTCAAAACCGAAAAGACAGAATCGAGGGTTTTATACTGAGATAGAGATTCGTACCTCtactgcgagtgtgtgtgacgCTGGCTCATACTTGGAGCGGAACTTTTCAGGCTGAGTGATGACGACCTGACCCGGTGACGCTTTGAGCAGTTTGGCCACTTCGGAGCTGAAGGTGTGACGGAAGGTGAAGTCTTCCCTGAGAGCGTTACCTGCCAGACGGACGAGAGACAGTGAGAATAACATCCGCTGATCAAAGAAAGAGAGTATGGAACTTctaacaggaaaataaaaggaACTGAAGGCGATAGAACCCATCACAAATTTGATTTCACATGTATGCTATGTCTGCGATATTTTGTAAAATGGTCCATATCAGTAATACCTGTAAAACTACAGGTCAGGTCCTCTCAAAGTATTGACATCTTGTTGGCCTTTATTACAGAACATACAGTAACCATGAACAAATGCTGGATAACTTACAAGCCTCGATGTAGATCTCATAGGCTGCGTCCTCGTCGCTGGAGAACACGCCAACGATGACTCCGTCGTCACCATCCTTGATGAGCTCCTGCACCTGCTTTCCTGCCTGGACCTGTTTGGAGGGAGATCCTGCCTGCTCACCCATGTATTCAACAATGCCTGAAGGGAAAGTGAAAGAGGTGGAGCTCAGCTGATGGAGGAACAGAAGTGAAATATGCACACAGATCGACATGCAGGCAAACTTGAGCAACGCCTCcccattaattatctagactgGGTGGCCCACCGTTGTCCAGTTTGTTACATCACCATCTCATAATGACCAACATATCTTTTCAAATTTCTCATAACAAAAAGATCTCTAACTTTTCATTGTAGAGCTGGCGATTAGCGCCACAATGAAATTCCGCTGCTTTTATGTCAGTGGGATCATcccctcccaaaaaaaaaatccagcagAGAAACACCTACCATGATTCTCTCTGGGTCCGTTGTAGTCGAACACTTTGCCCTTCCTGAAGATCTTGAGGCTGGGAAACCCCGTCACTCCGAAGCGTTTGGCGACCTCGCTCTCGACGGTGGCGTCCACCTTGGCCAGAGGAATGGGAGGAGAGCGCTGGCTCAGCTCCTTGGCCGCCTTCTCGTACTCTGGAGCCAAACGCTTACAGTGTCCACACCTGGAGGTCATTGATAAGAAGTACAAAATTAATCTTAAGTGCTCAACCCTCACTTCCATGGAAGAGCAAGGCCCTTCTGAAGGAATCTGAGGTGTCAGTCTGACTGACCATGGCGCGTAGAACTCCACCAGGATGATGTCTGCGTTGTTCACCGTCTCATCAAAGTTGTCATTGGTCAGCACCAGCGTCGCCTCAGGTGGAGGCTTCCATCCTGGCTGAGCTACCTCCGTCACCCGATCCACAATTGCTGCAGCAAACAGAGTCAACATATTAGTGCTATTGATTTTTCAAAAGCGGCAGAGTTTGTGTCTAAAGGTTGTGAGGACGCTtcacaacaggaaacaaactGCTCCTACCTTTCTGCGTCCTGTCTCCGTCGTAGTCCACCGGCTCTCCATTTTTCAGGATCTTGATGGTGGGATAGCCCGACACCTCGAACCGGGTCGCCAACCCGCTGGCTATCGTCGCGTCCACCTTGGCCACATGTATCGGGGGGTCGTTCTCCTTGAGAGTCTGAGCGATTTGTTCATACTCTGGGGCAAACGATTTGCAATGGCCGCACCTAAACGGTTAAAGGGGAACACAGAAATACGGAGGATGtgaaaaaaagcagcagaatTTGCATAGGGAATGGTTTCAGTTTCTTCTGCTCCTCCGCTATGCACCATTCATTTTTGACTTCTCTATATCTTACCACTTTGACAGCAACCAAAAATAATTGCATTGAATAAAGTGTAACATGAATAAAGCAAACATCTTTAGATGGGGAACTTCAAAACGTACCATGGCGCATAGAACTCAACTAAAACCGTGTCTTTCCCTTCTATGAACGTGTCGTAGTTGTTGTCGTTGAGAATCAGCACCCCGTTCTCTTCCTTCACCTCcgtttcatcttcatcctcatcttcctcatcatcactgtcctcttcatcggcctcctccttctcctctgtagCATCTTACAGACAATAAGAGAGATACAGGTTGATTTCAGGAGCAGTAAATCTTGGACATATGGCTGCGACCATCATGCTGCTTGTTTAACACGGCAAGGCAATTTACTGATTGTTTTCTCCCCCACATATACATTTCTCATATTCTTTAATACAGCaaattttaccacaaatatgttgCAAATCAAATTCACACACTTTCTTATCTGTATATTCAAATCAGAAACATAAAAGTTAACGGCTTGAATCTGCAGCCACGAGCCACAAATGCTGCTTGTTCACTCACAGAGCTCCACACATGAACTTTAGCACCAAATATCTCAGTCAATATGGGGCACAATTAAATGTTGGATGAAATAACAGCTGGTCTTGCCAAGCACCAGTAACCTCCAAGAACTGGTTTCATATCTGAAagcaccccccgcccccccagggTCTGCAGGTACACAAATCACTTTTGTTCCACATTTCCCTGAGATTTTAGATTCGAGAGTGAGAACAAAAAGATACATTTGCATTTGTGACAGTTGTGCAGTTGTTGACTTGTGTTTGATCTCAATGCATGAACTGACTGACTGATATCCAGATGTGCACATTGTGTCCAGGACATCACAGTCCTTGTTAcaggtgtgtgaatgtgtgttgccCCATGTTTTCTGCAGCAAGTGAAGCAAAAAAAAGCAGGAGTTTCTCATCTGTGATCACAACATAGGATGTGTGCAGCCGCAGTGAAGATCTTGAGATgatcttttgtgtttgtgtttgaaggaAAACGTGTTTACAAGTTGGAAAACTCTGACtacaaacaaaactacaaatccCATAGTGCTCCGTTGTTTTCTAGCCAGCTCCATAGACACGTCTGTTATATCACAGAAGGTGAATTCATAAGCTGATCTGCAGGGGTCAGGTCAGGATGGTGTGTTcatgagtgcgtgtgtgtggcagcTCTGTTGACATTAGCCCATCCTGTGCGCTAACTAGCATGCTAACAGAGCTAGCGGAGCGTGTCCAGGAACTGGTTAAAATATCAGCCGCACAATTCTTTACTGTAATAACTCACATGTACAGACGTGGTTGTGTGAGGCTCGGTTTTACCTTCTTCACATCTGCTGACGGTCACAAGAAGAGCGACgccgaggagcagcagcagcagcagagcgacCTTCCTCATGGTcctcagatgatgatgatgaggaggatgaaccGCGTTAACAAAGCAGGAGCTAATTAAacttagcctgttagcctgttagctcgtTGTTGAATGTCATCAAAGTGTTAGACCCACAGTCTGGATCAAtactctctgtgtgtcagtgtgtgtcagtgtgtgtgtgtgacatacaAACTAATCACGTCTGAAGTCACACACTCCACCTCCCCTGTCTGCAACTTGTCTGACTTGCcacgctgtgattggctcgcCCCGCCGGCCCTCCTCCAATCACAAGTCGCCACTCAACTCCTCGGTCACATACGTTGGAGGATGTTATTGgatagttttcattttttattcggGGATGATGTATCTGATCAATATTTGAACTTTATCATTACTTTAcctagttatttatttatttatctgggTATGAGGTTTAAATGGTTGTGGCTGTGCTCCAcacttacttttattttttaagtcacCCTATTACAGCGATGTGTTTACTTGTTTATGTATTTCTTGACATAAACTATTTTTTACTTGCTTTTATGATTTTGTCTTGTAAGCTTGAACACAAAATATGTTCATTTATTGATCACAAAGGCttgtatttgatttatatacCATAATGATGAATTGTTCATTAATCAGTCACAAAGTAATTAACTGCTCATAAAGCATCAGGGTTTATTTCCGTTACAATGCagacttttaaaacttttaataatttgaattaCTTGCAGTATCTGAGCCTGAAGAGCCTGCTACATCTTCCTACCCTCCTGTTTTTCTGAACTTCCAGGCTCCTCGTGCACCagaacctccaccaccacctctgtgTGGGTCACCCGAGTTTTAGTCTGTGTTTGCTTCTCCAGATCATCTTCTGTCCATATCCTGATGAGTGATGTCGAATCTGGGCGGGACAAGCAGTTTTGTCCCGTTGAGTAAGTCTGTAGCTTTCtctcatttagattttctttgtgaCTTTCTCCAGTTTTCTGCAGATTATCAAATGGTAAAACAACATCCGAGGACTGATCATTTCTCCGTTGGCCTCCTCGCTGCAGCATCTCAAGCTCGGACCTGGTAATGCAGTGTCAGAAAAAAACGTACCATTACTACATTTGTaatttatgatatttaaatattgtgTTAACAACAATTGTAAATACCTGATTGTTTCTTGTGCCACAAGTCTTCTCACAAAGTCctgtaaaagaaacacaaagatgtatgtgtgggtgtaggCACAGCATGTGACTGTGGTGCGTGTTTGACATATGAGGCTGACTCACCTGTGTGTCCGTGTTGGAGGGTTCCTGTACAGGTGAGGTGACGGCACTCTGCTCCACTGCGTCCTGATGGACTTTCAGAGGAAACGTGTGATGCAGACCGTTGGAGAGAGTGTTGAGTCGGAACAGCAGCTCGTCCACCAGGCTCTCAAACTCTTCAAGGTAGTAAGTCTGACAAACAAAAGAGTTCAGAGAGTCCATCAAATACCCTCCACACACTTTGGTTCTTGTTTGTCTATTTACTGATATTACATCAATATAGTTTGTCTGTAGCCAGGAAAATCAAACATTAAATGaactgtataaaaagatggacgacatgccaGATCCCCATATGTGAAACCAAAGGGCCTAGATCGGCTGGCTCCAGTATACTGTAAGTCATAAATCCtggctcctccatgttagtggatgggacatggatcaaactaaaaagtcaaagatcAGGTTGGATATGGAGGTGGGAGGATGTGGTGATATGTATTCACACAGCCAAAGAGTGAACCTCATGAAATTGTGATTTAAAGGCCTAAGCAGCTTCTTCCTCACTCTGCTCTCCACGTGGTCATCGATCCATTTGAGTTCACGCTGCCCAGTGACCTCAGAAATCCTCCGTCTGATGTAACGCGCTAATTCTGCCCCGGTGAAGACGTCCCACCTGCTCTGAGATCTTTTGGCAACTCTGACCACAGCGCACACCAAACTGAGAACCTGCaacaaaaactcaaaacagTGATCTCGACTCTGACAGATTTTATTCCACTGATGCCCGGGCAGCCATTTTTCTTTCTATACATCCTTGATTTTGCATATATACATGTTTTACATATTTACCCCTGCTGTCCACACCACAGTGGAAGACAGATAGAGAGCTCCACTGTACAGGAAGTCTCGTCCAGAGAGAACACGATGGAGGCTCCTGCTGGGTTTGAGAGCCCAGAagtgacagagcagagtctGAAGGGAGCGAGGAAGGGAGCTGAAAGCCCAGGAGCTTTGTGCAAACAGAAGATTCCCAGCACAGGACAGCGCCACCAACAGGATCAGACCTGAAAACTAGGACCATATGAGGGTGAGTCTGTGTAAAGAGTTTAGCATAAGGATCTAACCAAATCCACAATTTAGGAGGAGGgggaaaatattgaaataagcATTGCAGGGACATTGAGTGTCtgtattatatatatctatatatcgtTCGGCCAATATAAGTCCTACACTGATACATCAGtatctttttttatgtttgctgatatgtgcaaatatgttttttatgtaataaatgtagaaaatgtatgaatttatgttaacattatattaaaaaatatatatattcttgaTTACAGTTTTATAAATTTAGTTGTATTTGTCTTATCATTTtattggttaaactgtaaatatgtgtataATGTTCGATATATTAGAACCGGATATTTTTGACTCCCCAATATTGGCATCGGCCTTGGCCCCCAAATATCCATATTGGTCAGGTTCTATTATTTACATTTCCTTATCTTTAAGTCGTTACTATTCttatatttgattatatttatttagcttGTTCACTTATTAATATGTTTAAACTTTTATACATTGtgctgtttctctttgtgtttaccGTTGGCCAGAGGAGGGTAGAGAGGGAGCGAGTGAGCAGTGCAGCAGAGGAAGCCAAGGTCCTGCTCACGCTCAGCACAGTCACACACTTCAAGGTGAGAAGGAAAAGTGTAACGCCACGCAGAGCATGAACCTCCTgcggagacagagacacatttgTCGTAACTGGAAAGCCTCGCTCTCCTCTTTAATTACCTACATTGTGACCTCTCACTCACACTACAGGACCTGACAGTTGGATTCTCCCTGTGCATTTATTAAGGGCGTGTttagcaaaaacaacaaaccttagacaaattgaaaaatgttttcTCAATAAACTACTAAGAATGATTGTAAATAAAATGGCCCTTTCATTTTTCATGGGtgttataataaattaaaacaggaCAAGGAATGAAATGCTTTTGAAGGTTCTTATCTATCTCTTTCCCTGCTTTCTGTTTTTTGCCTCTTTTTTACTTGTTCCCATGAAGCCAGGACGCTGACATCCACATGTCCTCTGtgtccctgcagcagctccacagcctcCAGGATGATGACGGAGTGATGGATGTAATAAACATAATACACGAGGGTCACTGTCAGGAGAGTGAgctgaaaaagagagagggaggtatatttctttatttcacacTCATATTAAAACCTCTGCTGTGTGCTTTGACCTTCAGatacttttatttctgtgtggTTTACTTAAGAGGTGTGTTGGTTTAACAGCTACAGGTTAGTTTACCCTTGCAGCTCGGTCACAGTGAACTTGTTTGCACGGTGCGgggccgagtgtgtgtgtgcatgggttcCAGCTGTATAAGCCTGATCATATCTTGGAATTATTATCGTTGTTTTTGCctgtaaaatgtaatttaaataacACTTACAATACAACAATGACAGTTATGGTTCCAATGGAAATTATGGTTATGAATTATGCATCTGATATGAAAGAGTCTTTGTAAGCTACAGTCTCACTGTGGTCAGCAGTCAATGTTTGACCTGGGatgtccaccagggggcctgGTTCTTTAAATAGAGGATGAACATGATCAGTCACGATTTGTCAGGATTTTTGTTCCGTATAAATATCCCAGttattaaaacaatttcaaatGCTTTTACAGTCGTCAAACAATTTTTCTTCATATAGAAGATGGCCAGACCATGTGCACATATTAAAAGTTATTTCATCAAGTGGACAGTATCTAGAATGTGGCATCAAATTTCCTAATTGAATATATAAGTGCTGTATTTCTTATATACTTCTAGCCAGTTGCGAGGTCTCCTCCAGTATCCCATCAGCCCTTGCTGCTTCACTGTGCTAACTTGAAGACAGAGTTGCAgtagagacagaaggaggaagatgagctggaggggaggaagaggaaacatgaaAAAACCTTTAGGCTTGTGACAGAAACGTGTCATATTTTAGAATCCTTCtttgtttataatttataatttctaTTATAAAGATATATAATAAATTGAAATGGAGTATTTTACCTGGCACACCATAACAACATAGTCCCACACAGCAGGAGTGTGGTACACCCTGACAGACTGCACTTTAGAAGAGGGCACCAGGACTCGGGTGGAGCTCTGCTCAGTGAGCAGGGTCACACTGGTGAACAAGTTGGGTGCAGGGCTGTACAAGGTGAACTGGACCTTCAGGGCCACCGTCCTTCTACCCAACCAGCCGCCTGAGTGCAGGAGATTCAGTTTGGATGTGGCGTCcgacctgatgatgatgatgacactgAATATCACTGGGTCGAAATATACCTGCTCCTATGAAAAAATATTTCAGAGATCTCCTCCACCATGTGGGTGTCTGTGTAACTCTCACTTTGTGTGGCCTAAGCCAATTGTAGTACTCGGCCCAGAGTAGCAGCCCAGGCCACCGCATGTCTGCTGGGCCGTTGCCGTGGGAACCATGACAATGGAGTGAGGGTAAGTGGATGCTCCGCTCCTTGAGAAGAATGAGTGAAGACGTCCTGGTATAAAAGTCAACCTGGGAACCTGAATagtcacacacagaacacacactctgaataAAATGCAGAAAATATCATTGTTTGATAACTTCAATAAAGTTACAGTAAAGTAATATATTCTACgtttgaaaaaaacacattcatcatCATTCACAGCCtaaaaactgctgctgctcttttgtaaactggattttgatgTTAAAACTAAATACTCAGTATGTGGATACACTCTACATTGAAAGCACATGAAATCCACCGGTAGActcatttgtatatttgtgaAAGAGTGCCCCCTACAGGAAGGGGTGGTGAAAGATATTTAGTAAATGgcatttagtttattattagCTTGAAATCAGTGAAATACAAGTCAAGTCCAGACTGATCTGGATGCTTTTTCTTAAACTGCTGTtataaaacatataatataacataatttatttattgtggaATGAACATTATCACCATCACTTTCActgtgtacattttttaaatcattatgtCATCACTATATTTTTCATGAGGTCACATCCCTCTTTTTATTATGTACCTGCTCCTGGAACGAGCTCGATGCCTCTGACTTCCACAGGATTGGCTCTCCCATCAGGATGTGTGACTGCTGAATGACACCACACCATCAGGTTGGGATTTATATTGATAAAGTATAGAATATGATCTTTTACCGTTTTTAATAAGTAAGAATAGATTTGCACACATGGTCGAGCTAAATAACAATTCCTGACAGATTGAGAGCAGAACTGTTTCACCAGCTCACACGCAAACGATTGTCTTAAGATGTTTGAGTCATTTTTTACCTGAGTTTTTGTTGATGCATTCTTGTACAGCAGATTGAGCAGGCTGGTCTCTGTCCAcctccaccagtcctcatgtgttcttATGGACATAAAGTCATTATCAGCATTCctgttgaaagagaaaaaacgaTTGGAGTGTTTGAGATGTTTTAGAGACAAAgagagtgcatgtgtgtttctgtgtgtgtgtttgtgtgtgttaccgtATAAACTGTTTTCT
This region includes:
- the pdia4 gene encoding protein disulfide-isomerase A4, whose product is MRKVALLLLLLLGVALLVTVSRCEEDATEEKEEADEEDSDDEEDEDEDETEVKEENGVLILNDNNYDTFIEGKDTVLVEFYAPWCGHCKSFAPEYEQIAQTLKENDPPIHVAKVDATIASGLATRFEVSGYPTIKILKNGEPVDYDGDRTQKAIVDRVTEVAQPGWKPPPEATLVLTNDNFDETVNNADIILVEFYAPWCGHCKRLAPEYEKAAKELSQRSPPIPLAKVDATVESEVAKRFGVTGFPSLKIFRKGKVFDYNGPRENHGIVEYMGEQAGSPSKQVQAGKQVQELIKDGDDGVIVGVFSSDEDAAYEIYIEACNALREDFTFRHTFSSEVAKLLKASPGQVVITQPEKFRSKYEPASHTLAVEESTSVSEVQEFFEKHAIPLVGHRKPSNDAKRYTKRPLVVVYYGIDFSFDYRKATQFWRSKVLDVAKDFPEYTFAIADEEDYADELKNLGLSDSGEEVNVGILADGGKKFAMEPEEFDSEVLNDFVIAFKKGKLKPIIKSQPVPKNNKGPVKVVVGKTFDEIVMDTQKDVLIEFYAPWCGHCKKLEPDYLALGKKYKGEKDLVIAKMDASANDVPNENYKTEGFPTIYFAPSNNKQSPVKLEGGDRTVEALSKFVEKHATKLSQQRDEL